Below is a genomic region from Primulina eburnea isolate SZY01 chromosome 9, ASM2296580v1, whole genome shotgun sequence.
GGACACGCGTGACGGTGCGCTGACATCCAACGATGACCTGGAGAGCATCAGTGCTCGCGGCGCCGACTCAGACTCGGATGAAGAGTCCGAGGAGGTTGCCGATGAGGAATACGATGATTCCTCCGTGCGCAATTTCACCGCGTCTCGGCTGGAAAACAGTAATGCCGCGGGGCCCAACATTGGAGTGGTTAGAAATACGAAGCTCAAAGCTGAGAACTCGGTTAAAGTTGAACCCACTGACGTTGGGAGAGATGGCGGGACAGCTAATAATGGGAATAATATTAATGTTAATAGTTCAGGCAATGCGGTTGCCGGGACCAATGGTTCGGTACCAGGGATTGTGGTGAAGGAAGATAATGTGAAGAGCATTTTTACGGATAACATACAAACCAGCGGGGCCTACAGTTCAAGGGAGGAGAGTTTGAAGAGGGAGGTAAGCTCTACGAATTTAAATAATTGCTATACCTTTTCTTTTAATTCCAGTATGTTGCCAATCAGGGTACTTGTGCTAAATTTACAGGAGGAAGCAGGGAGGCTCAAATTCGTATGTGTTTCAAATGATGGTGATGATGAACACATGGTTTGGTATCTCTCTTTCCCTCTCTTAATATCACGTGTTAAGCTTGTTTGTTAAATATGTCGTTCCATCAATCTATCTGATGCTTGACCAAAAATTTCTGCTACCTCTATCAAGTTTGGCcaagcataaaataattaaccaaATAATGCTGAACTTAATTTCATTTTGGCATTTTAATTTTCAGGTTGATAGGATTGAAGAACATATTTGCCAGGCAACTACCCAATATGCCAAGGGAATACATTGTTCGTCTTTTAATGGATAGGTTTGCCTTCCTAAATTTTGAACTGTTCCATGTAAAGTTTTAATGTCATCATCCACCCTATCTTAAATTGAATACATTCTAGAAAGATGCACCAGATAGTGTCCACTTGGGATATTAAGTCCCTGCCTCCATGTTTGTATTTTATTGTGATTGAGGATTGAGGATTGATTTGCGTATAAACATCAATATTGTAGGATGTAAAAGAAGCCCCTTGTATCTCCAATATTACTTCAGACCTTGCAGCTGCTTTTGAGATGCCTCTTGACCAAATTTCTTGTTAGGGTCAATTATGGTAGTTGTTTTTGTGATGTCCACTATAGTTGTTTGGTGATTGCTTATATgttaaaagtcatgttcaaagCTCTCTGGGGTTATTCGTTTATTCGAAATAATAGAATACTTTATTATTCAGATGGACGTTGATAAATTATGGTAtatcttttatttctttttatcaTGATGTCTTATGAACCCTCTGTGAGTTTATTCGTGGATGTAGACTCTCACAACTTAACTACCCAAAATTATGTTTTGCCTTGTGTTTTGACTTTACCATATCCACTTGTAAATCAACAAGTTTACATGTGAACCATCCTTTCATattgatatttttttgtttaGCATAGCAGAAAAAATATTTGCTTATGTGGTACATaatattttgttgattttcATTGTCTTTGCTACTTCTATTGCAGAAATCACAAATCCGTGATGGTCATTCGGCGCAATGTGGTTGTTGGTGGTATTACATATAGGCCGTATGCCAGGTAAGATGTCTTCAATATACTATTTGCACTGTTCTAACAGGCGGCGCCTAGGCAGTCGCCCACCGCCTCGCTTTTAGAAAATCGGTGGCTCTAGACAGTGGTGAAAAAATCAGACGCCTAGGTGGCTCAAAACCCGTTAGGCGGGGTAACAAACTGCTTAGGCGgttcgatttttttaaaaaaaataaattttagaacCTTGACCAtttgcttttattttatttgaaaaccatAAACATATTTTTGATACGCTGATTATAACTATGCTAGAATCAATCATATCAGGTTTTAGTTTCCAATTGTCCATTTATTAAGTTGATAATCCTGCATTACTATATTCTTGACTGTCCTTATCATGATATCAAGATATACTCTCATATCTACTCTTTATGATACAAGATTTAAAGCTAATGTTGCGGACATTTTTTAAGAAATATATAGAAGGTATTTAGGAATACTGATTTCCAAGGATGCATTCCTCATATATTAAACCATGAGTTCCTTCTGGTGCATGTGTGTGTTTTTGTGCCAATAAGTATCTGTCACTTTAAATGTATGTACAGTCAACGGTTTGGGGAGATAGCTTTTTGCGCAATTACTGCCGATGAACAAGTTAAAGGCTATGGGACCCGACTGATGAATCACTTGAAGCAGCATGCACGTGATGGGGATAATCTCTCTCATTTTCTCACATATGCTGATAATAATGCTGTTGGCTATTTTGTAAAACAGGTGAGACGTGGATACCATACATCTTCGCTTCATATGCATTAGCAATTTGCAATatcagttcagcatttatttGGTTTATAGCTTGCATGCATTctatcaaataataataatattatcaaaAGATTACAACTACCCAAATAACAAGAAGTGTCTAGGTAGCTCATTTACATTTAAAAGACTTGAAATGACTCCATTGGTTTGTTTTTGGAATGAAGTTTGTAAATATTTATTCAACTGGATTTGTCGTCAAATATTTCTGATGCCCAGCTCTTGCATTTTAGCCTCCTGTTTGTTCACCCTGGGGAATTGTTATAGCATGGGTTTGAGCATATGACAAACACTTCTGCTAAACCACTAGTGGCCAGCACCACATTCTCTTGTTGGCTTGATAATATTTCTAGGTCAACGTTGAACAACCCTTATTGCTATATCGTGTTAGAACAAGAGAGTTTGTTGATTGATGTTGAACAATGTGGGAATAAGAGTGGAGGAATTTGGTTTCTGCTTGGACAAGGATTCGAGGTGAATTAAAAGTGAATGAGTTTGGGTTTTTAGGATAAGAAATAAAGGTGTATTAAGTATTTTTCATGCTAGGTAGAAAGCATTTTGTAATTAAGGTTTGTGTTTGAAATGGGAAAATACTTAGTACTAATACTAAGATTCTAGAAAGTGTGAAACATGATGAAGACTCAAGAGCAAACATTAAGTATTACAAGCTTGGGtgtgattagtaggtgattaaACATACTATAATTAAGTATTACAAGCTTGGGTGTGATTAGTAGGTTATCAAATACCTTCTTAATCTTGGACTTGTATGTTCCAACAGGTTATGGTCTAACATGGTTCAATCAATGTTTTTGATCCATTTGTACAGCTCATTTGTGAGTTTAATGTTCTCGAAGATATCAATAGTTTATCTCTTCAAAGCTTGTTGCTGATCTTATGTTAGGTGTTGTTGATGTTTAAGTTCCAAGCTTTAACTGTTAGCTTGTTCTTTGCTGTCCCTTTTAACTTCTAGCTACACAAAGATTGCAAGGTTAGGTCGAGTTGGTTGGGTTACTGTGACTATTCTATAGATGGCTATTTCTATTGATGCATGGATCAGTTCTGACCGTCAGATACTTTTTAGGGCTTTACAAAAGAAATTTACTTGGAGAAAGAACGGTGGCATGGGTATGTTGATATAATGTTTTGGCATACATTAAACCTTTAAATTCCTTTTTATTGACTCATCTTCTTGCAGCTACATAAAGGATTACGACGGAGGAATTCTTATGGAATGTAAAATTGATCCTAAGCTTCCATACACTGATTTATCAACTATGATACGACGCCAACGGCAGGCTAGATCTTCTATTTCTGTATAATTTTAGAATTATTAGCTGaattgattaggttatattGTAAGTATTGATGCATAAGGCCATACTATTTTGATCAATCGTTACAATTTTTAGAGCTGATAATGTGGTATCAGTTATGGGCCTTTTTATTCTTTATTGACGCATTCTTTCATGTTGAATAAGTGCAGTTGACTTATGTATTTGGTTTTTAGGCTATCGACGAAAAGATTAGGGAGCTATCAAATTGTCATATTGTCTACCCTGGCATTGATTTTCAGAAGGTGTCTTTCTTTATATCCTTCCTTATTACTTTGGGGATTTGGTCTGGTGGATAATTTCTTACATTTTGATGCATTTATTATGGTTTAatttaaattgttgttttcttcatGTCTTTCAATTTTGTACTTCATTATCAAAATCACTGTTGATTTTAGACGCATCGATCTGATGTTCATTTTGTTAATCAGAAAGAAGCTGGTATTCCAATGCCCAAAAAGCCCATCAAGGTTGAGGATATACCTGGTTTGAGTGAGTCTTTCCTTTTTATTCCTACCTTACTGACCACATgttcatattttattatttatatgatgATTTAAGTGTTTAGTCTGTTTACTGTAATTTTGATACGTCATATAGTTTGTATCCTGTATTTTCACATTGTTGAATCAACAACGCATCCAAGTTTTGATTAGCAAAATAGTTTACTTTCCCAAGCTGGTTGATGCAGTCTCTCTAACACGTGAGTGAAGCTGGCAggtggtatttttttttaagttttgtTTGTTATTTTATCGAAACACTGTATATCCTTGATAATTATGGCTACCTCAGTAAGCCATGAACACACCCTTAGTTTactcttctttttttcttttttcccccCTTTTTCCTGCATCCTCTATTCAATTTTATGGCTTTATTATTCCTTTTTACGAGAAGCATCCGAATTTATAATTACCTATACCTTAATAATAGGGGAGGCTGGCTGGAGCCCAGATGAATATGGTCATTCTCGTTTTAAGACT
It encodes:
- the LOC140841361 gene encoding histone acetyltransferase GCN5-like isoform X1, yielding MDGHSSHLTAPVRSRSSQSPSPSHSASASATSTIHKRKLPPEDHAPPFPPSLSDTRDGALTSNDDLESISARGADSDSDEESEEVADEEYDDSSVRNFTASRLENSNAAGPNIGVVRNTKLKAENSVKVEPTDVGRDGGTANNGNNINVNSSGNAVAGTNGSVPGIVVKEDNVKSIFTDNIQTSGAYSSREESLKREEEAGRLKFVCVSNDGDDEHMVWLIGLKNIFARQLPNMPREYIVRLLMDRNHKSVMVIRRNVVVGGITYRPYASQRFGEIAFCAITADEQVKGYGTRLMNHLKQHARDGDNLSHFLTYADNNAVGYFVKQGFTKEIYLEKERWHGYIKDYDGGILMECKIDPKLPYTDLSTMIRRQRQAIDEKIRELSNCHIVYPGIDFQKKEAGIPMPKKPIKVEDIPGLREAGWSPDEYGHSRFKTVTSSSDAASLQKSLTAFMRSLLKQAMYDHPDAWPFKEPVDARDVPDYYDIIKDPMDLKTMSKRVESEQYYVTFEMFVADVKRMFSNARTYNSPETIYYKCSTRLEQHFSNKVQAGLQSGIKIQP
- the LOC140841361 gene encoding histone acetyltransferase GCN5-like isoform X2 — its product is MDGHSSHLTAPVRSRSSQSPSPSHSASASATSTIHKRKLPPEDHAPPFPPSLSDTRDGALTSNDDLESISARGADSDSDEESEEVADEEYDDSSVRNFTASRLENSNAAGPNIGVVRNTKLKAENSVKVEPTDVGRDGGTANNGNNINVNSSGNAVAGTNGSVPGIVVKEDNVKSIFTDNIQTSGAYSSREESLKREEEAGRLKFVCVSNDGDDEHMVWLIGLKNIFARQLPNMPREYIVRLLMDRNHKSVMVIRRNVVVGGITYRPYASQRFGEIAFCAITADEQVKGYGTRLMNHLKQHARDGDNLSHFLTYADNNAVGYFVKQGFTKEIYLEKERWHGYIKDYDGGILMECKIDPKLPYTDLSTMIRRQRQAIDEKIRELSNCHIVYPGIDFQKKEAGIPMPKKPIKVEDIPGLREAGWSPDEYGHSRFKTVTSSSDAASLQKSLTAFMRSLLKAMYDHPDAWPFKEPVDARDVPDYYDIIKDPMDLKTMSKRVESEQYYVTFEMFVADVKRMFSNARTYNSPETIYYKCSTRLEQHFSNKVQAGLQSGIKIQP